The window CTTCAGGGCCAGCCAAGAGTCATTTACAGGGAACAAAAACATTTGACTTATACGTTTCGGTATCAGCAATCAGGATCTGCGGAGGTAAATCAGGTACTTGCTTTACTGGCCCAGGCTCAAGGTATGCGGCCCGGTTCCTACAGTGAAATACCCCTGGAATATGACCTATTAAAAGAAATCTCGCGCATAGGAAGAACAGAATGTATTGCAAGTGCAACTTTTTCGGGTATCCGTATCACCCGGGAATTAAAAAACAGGGGATTTGATTTAACGGAAATGCTCATGCCTGTAACGGTAAAAATGGCAATTCATGTTCCAATAAACTTAGGCGGTGACGCTGCTCCCGGAATCCGAAAAGAGCTTGCAATCCAAAGTGGAAAAACAGGTGACGCTTCTTTTGCCTATGCAGACTCAGGATCGAATACTCTAAAAGTGGATGTGACTCAGGTTGAATTTTTATTTGCTCCAAATACATTTGGAAAACTCAGGGATCGCCTTGCGATGATTCAAAATTACTATTCAGCTGATGCAACATTACAACAGCTTTATCTGAACTTAGCATCAATCCACCCTGAGGATATCGGTCAATTGGATGCCAGCCTTGGGATGCTCGGAAATGTTGATCAACAAATTGTAAACCTCGACGTCTACAATTTTCCCGGTCAGTTGGATCTTTTCACTACAGATCCGATTCATTTTGTGGACAGGATGCAGGATCTGAAGCGCAAAGCCGATGACATGAGGATACGATTGATGAATACCAAGGCTAACCTTTATATTCATTTTTATAATATCGGAATTGATTTGCTCTCAAGGGGCCGCAAGGAATCCGCAAAATCAGCTTTTAGAAGATCGCTAATGGAGAACCCTCGTTTTGCTCCTGCAGCATACCAATTAGCTGAGATAGATTATGAAGACGGTTATGTCAACGAAGCAGAGTGCCGGGTGCTGGATATTATCCGTGAAATGGATCCTGATCCGGAGACTCGCCGAATGACAACCAATCTTGCAAAATCTATATATGAGAATTATCTGAGTCAGTCCGATCGCCAGTATCAGTCACGCCATTTGAGGGAAGCACTTGATTATTTAGTCAAGGCAAATCATATGTGTGTTTCTGTTGGCGGTGTGATTTGCGATAGCCGGATTGATGAAGGATTCAGAAAGGTACGGACCGGGATTTATCAGGGCTATTTGGACGAAGCTAAATCCAGTTACCAGAATGGGGATCTTGCACAAGCGGAAAATATTTTATCGAAGGCTGTACGTTTTCAGAAGGATTATCCGAATGATGTGCTTTCCGCGAATGAAGCACTGGACATGTGGAAAGGGGTTCGTCAAAAAAGATATGACAATTTAATCCTGGAGGGAAAATCACTTTTTTCTGAACGTCAATACAATTCTGCTCTTAAAAAATATGAAGAAGCGTCTTCCTTGCAACAACAGTTTTCACTCGTACCGGTAAATGAAATCAATGAATTGAAAAGGAGTTCTGCCAAGCCACTGGTCCTTCAAATGATCAGGGAAGGACTTGACAAAGCATCTCAGAACGATCTTGCAGGAGCCCGTAAAATTTCCAATGAGGCGATTGCTTTTCAAAAGAAGTATAATCTTCAGGAAGATTCAGAAGTAGTTAAGTCATTTCAGGATCTAAAAACAGGAATATTCTCCCAGGAGTGTCAGAATGCTCAGGTTACTTACGATTCAATGTTTTCCGAGGTTAAGAATCAATTGATACTCCTCGATTATTTTAAAGCCGATGAAAAAATTCGGGAAGCCACTAAATTTTTACAGGATAATGTAATGTGCAGTCTGAATGACGGAGGTATTCAGTCCATCCGGGACAGCATTCTGCCAGCGGTTACCTATCAGACACTGATTCATCAAGTATTTGATTATCAGAGCCAAAAGCGCTACCAGGAGATGATTGACCGTTATCTTGAAGCGGGAAGCTACTTTATCCAGTTTTCGGTATCAGGATTTGGATTGAAACATGCGGGCATAGACGATTTCGCTGTTTCCAAATGCAATAATTATTTTCTGATGTTTCTGGCAGATCAATATACTTCGAAGTCGGAATATGATAAGGCTCTTGTTTTGTATCGGCAATTGTTATCCAGAGCTTATTCGTCCTCCAATTACAAAGCCGGTTTGGAGCGGTTGGGGATTCAATTGGGGCTCAAAGAAAAGGGGATTACCGGAGGGAAAGACTGGAAAACAGCAGCCCAAAAATATACTCAAGGAGATAAGCGTTTGAAATACCTGGAAAAGGGTTTCAAAAAAGGTTGGAAACAAGGCTAAAAACATCCTGTGGTCAGCATGGAATGAGGAGGCAAAAACGTATTTTTGCCTCTTCTTATATCCATTCTATGCTTCAGATCAGTGTCCTCCGTGAGAAACCGGAATTTGTCATCGAAAGACTTGCAGTCAAAAACTTTGATGCGAAAGAACTTGTGAACCTTATTTTATCCATCGATGAGGATAGAAGAAAAATCCAGAATGAACTCGATGGCCTTTTGAATCAGCAGAATGTGCTCGCCAAGCAGGTTGGAGATTTGTATAAAAGTGGAAAGAAGGCAGAAGGTGATGATCTCAAAAACAAAAGTGCGGCATTAAAAACTTCATCTCAGGAACTGAGTGAAAAGTTAAGCGCGACCGAACTTCAGTTGCAACAGGAGCTTGTGAAATTGCCGAACCTCCCATCTGAAATGGTTCCTTCCGGCAGGACACCTGAAGACAATGAAGTGGTGCATCAGGAAGGTGCTATTCCAAAATTACATGCAGATGCAAAGCCGCATTGGGAGCTGGCATCCAAATACGATATTATTGATTTTGAACTGGGCGTAAAACTTACCGGAGCAGGGTTTCCTGTTTACAAAGGAAAAGGAGCGAAATTACAGCGCGCGCTCATCAATTATTTTCTGGATAAGGCGACAGCTGCAGGATTCCGCGAAATCCAGCCACCGATCCTGGTGAACAGGGATTCAGGATATGGAACCGGACAACTTCCTGACAAAGATGCACAGATGTATCATGTACAGCTGGATGATTTTTATCTTATTCCAACAGCTGAAGTTCCGGTTACCAATATTTACAGAGATGTAATTGTAAAAGGTGAAGATCTGCCGGTCATGCTCTGCGCTTACACTCCTTGTTTCAGAAGAGAAGCAGGTAGCTATGGAAAAGATGTGCGTGGATTAAATCGTTTGCATCAATTTGATAAAGTTGAAATTGTACAGGTGCAGCACCCTGAAAAATCCTATGAAACACTGGATGCGATGGTGGAGCATGTTGCCGGATTGTTAAGGGCGTTGCAGTTGCCTTTCCGGATTTTGAGATTGTGTGGTGGAGATATGAGTTTTGCTTCCGCCCTGACTTACGATTTTGAAGTTTTTTCAGCGGCTCAGCAAAAATGGCTGGAGGTAAGCAGTGTTTCCAATTTTGAAACCTTCCAGGCCAACCGAATGAAATTGCGCTACCGTACGGGAAGTGAAAAACCGGCTCTGGCGCATACGCTGAATGGCAGCGCCCTGGCTTTACCGAGAATAGTTGCTGCACTTTTAGAAAATAATCAAAGTGCAGATGGCGTTCATATACCTGATGCGATCCGTTCTTATACGGGATTTGACATTATCAATTGAAAAACCGGAATCTAAATCTATCACGAATGATGATACTGAAAAAACAATCATGGCTATTCAACAGGTGTTTTTTACACAAAGGAATAGTTTTATTGCTATTCAGTTTCATGTTTTCGTCCGGAGCTCTCATTGCACAAACCGGAAAAGAGCGTCAACTGGCGGATCAGTATCTCAATAATGCGGAATACGACAAGGCAGCTGAGTTATACGATAAGCTATTCGATAGGGATCCTTTCGGTACTTATCCAAATTATCTCCGTTGTCTCCTTTCGATGAAGTCCTATGACAAGGCAGAAAAACTGGTACGAAAGATTTCAAAGAAACAGCCGGATAATTTAAGCTATGGTGCTGATCTTGGTTTTGTGTATTTGTCATCGGGTCAGGAACAAAAAGCGAATGATCAGTTTGAACGCACCATAAAATTACTTCGTCCGGATCAGGGAATGATTTTGTCGTTGGCAAATGCATTTTCGATGCGACAGGATTGGGATCATGCTCTTGCGACGTATATCGAAGGAAAAAAATTATTACGCGAGCGTTACAGTTTCAATTTCGAAGTCGCGGAGGTGTATTATCAGAAAGGTGATTATACCGCGATGATCAATGAGTACCTCGACGCTGTTGAAGAAAATCCGATGGTTCAGCAACAGGTTCTTAATATTCTGCAAGCCAGAGTTGGCTATGATCCTGAAAATAATCGCGGCGATCTCTTACGAACCTCACTGCTCAGAAGGATTCAAAGAAGTCCTGATCAACCTATTTTTTCAGAAATGCTCATCTGGCTTTTTGTTCAACAGAAAGATTTTGAGTCGGCCTATATTCAAGCCAAAGCTCTCGACAAAAGAATGAAGGAAGATGGTTCCCGGGTACTTTCACTCGGAAGTCTGGCCGCTTCGAATCAGAATTATTCCGCCGCGATCAATTGTTATCAGTATGTTGTTGACAAAGGGGTAATGAATCCAAA of the Bacteroidota bacterium genome contains:
- the serS gene encoding serine--tRNA ligase — its product is MLQISVLREKPEFVIERLAVKNFDAKELVNLILSIDEDRRKIQNELDGLLNQQNVLAKQVGDLYKSGKKAEGDDLKNKSAALKTSSQELSEKLSATELQLQQELVKLPNLPSEMVPSGRTPEDNEVVHQEGAIPKLHADAKPHWELASKYDIIDFELGVKLTGAGFPVYKGKGAKLQRALINYFLDKATAAGFREIQPPILVNRDSGYGTGQLPDKDAQMYHVQLDDFYLIPTAEVPVTNIYRDVIVKGEDLPVMLCAYTPCFRREAGSYGKDVRGLNRLHQFDKVEIVQVQHPEKSYETLDAMVEHVAGLLRALQLPFRILRLCGGDMSFASALTYDFEVFSAAQQKWLEVSSVSNFETFQANRMKLRYRTGSEKPALAHTLNGSALALPRIVAALLENNQSADGVHIPDAIRSYTGFDIIN
- a CDS encoding tetratricopeptide repeat protein gives rise to the protein MMILKKQSWLFNRCFLHKGIVLLLFSFMFSSGALIAQTGKERQLADQYLNNAEYDKAAELYDKLFDRDPFGTYPNYLRCLLSMKSYDKAEKLVRKISKKQPDNLSYGADLGFVYLSSGQEQKANDQFERTIKLLRPDQGMILSLANAFSMRQDWDHALATYIEGKKLLRERYSFNFEVAEVYYQKGDYTAMINEYLDAVEENPMVQQQVLNILQARVGYDPENNRGDLLRTSLLRRIQRSPDQPIFSEMLIWLFVQQKDFESAYIQAKALDKRMKEDGSRVLSLGSLAASNQNYSAAINCYQYVVDKGVMNPNYIPAKMELLNTYNKKITEENNFTSSDLEKLEKDYESTLSELGRSARTAGLVRGLAHLRAFYLDRADSAIADLEQTIDFNGISKQTQAECKLELGDILLFEGNVWDSDLLYAQVDKDFKHDVLGQDAKFRSARLDYFRGDFLWAQAQLDVLKSATSQLIANDALSLSLLIQDNIGLDSTMDALMLYSKADLLSFRNRNDEALAILDTLLAKYPDHSLTDEAWYKAARIMDAKHDWKSEDSLYQKIVEKYGEDVLADDALFHRAELMENKFKDSAKAMELYQELLTKYPGSLFVVEARKRFRALRGDVLN